The DNA window CGAGTTTCCTGTTCCTGCTCATGGTGCCGATGTGTATCGTGTTGATCGTGGTCGCTCCGTTTATTTTCCATCTTCTCTACGGTTCGAAGTTCGACGTCAGCATCAATGTCTTCCGAGTACTGATCGCGACGGGTCTGATTCTGCCGTCGGTGATGGTTTCGATGAGCGCGCTCGTCGGCATGGGGAAAGTAAAAGAGGTATTTCGCATCATCCTCTCTTCGCTCGTCGTCAACGTCGCACTTGCGTTTGCGTTGATGCCGCATCTGCATCTGATCGGAGCAGCCGTCGCATTTTTGGTCTCCATGACGGTGCAGGCAGTCGCAGGATACCGGACGATGTCGAAAGACGTGCGGCTCGAACTGCGCGAATTCCTCTTCCGAGGCCTGGAAGACGGAAAGCATTTCCTCAAAGCGCGTCTGGCCCGAGGGTAGTTGGCAACGGATCGATCTGTTGCGCGAGTCGATACTCAGTCTTTCGATTTCGGGTTCTCTCCGAAGACCACCACCGGCGTTCCGACGGACATCATGCGAAAGAGTGTTGCCGCAGCGAACATCGGCACGCGGATGCAGCCGTGCGATGCCGGGACGGCCGGCACGCTTTGCGCGCCATGGATCGCAAAGCCGCCGCGAATGTACATCGGGTCGTAGAGCATTCCGAGCTCGCTCTTTTTCCAGCCGCTTACTTTGTAGTAAATGCGAAACGTACCGCGCGGCGTACGTGCATACTCCCATCCCTTTTCGGGATAGAAAAACTTCTGACCGTTGCCCGTCGATACGGGGAGGATTCGCCAGACGTGATCCACCGAATCCACAACGAATAATACCTGCCGATTGAGGTCCACTTCCATGTGTAAGCGGTGCATCGAGTCGCGTGCGAGCGGACGCTCGGCGCGACGGATGGCCATGGCAACCGAATCTGAGAGTTTCCCGGTGCGCTTCAAGCGCTGTACTTTCTCGAAGGCGACGATTGCCTGACGATTCTTTGAACTAAGTGGTGTCGCAGAAGTGTCGGGCCAAAATCCTAAGGAGGATAAGCGGACGAGCGCTTCATGCACATTCCAGCTTTTCTCGATACCGTTCGGACG is part of the Bacteroidota bacterium genome and encodes:
- a CDS encoding L,D-transpeptidase gives rise to the protein MRRTSVVFMVAVLQFAANSVTAQTRPNGIEKSWNVHEALVRLSSLGFWPDTSATPLSSKNRQAIVAFEKVQRLKRTGKLSDSVAMAIRRAERPLARDSMHRLHMEVDLNRQVLFVVDSVDHVWRILPVSTGNGQKFFYPEKGWEYARTPRGTFRIYYKVSGWKKSELGMLYDPMYIRGGFAIHGAQSVPAVPASHGCIRVPMFAAATLFRMMSVGTPVVVFGENPKSKD